In one Perca fluviatilis chromosome 7, GENO_Pfluv_1.0, whole genome shotgun sequence genomic region, the following are encoded:
- the serinc2l gene encoding serine incorporator 1: MGACLALCSLASCASCLCGSAPCLLCGCCPSSNNSTITRLVFSFFLLLGTLVSVIMILPGMETHLRKIPGFCQGGSAIPGYENQVNCDVIVGYKSVYRMCFAMTCFFFLFFAIMIHVRSSKDPRAAIQNGFWFFKFLILIGITVGAFFIPDGTFHTVWFYFGVVGSFIFILIQLILLIDFAHSWNKVWVENAENGDNKCWFAGLLSFTVLHYALAITAVVLFYVYYTQPDDCTEHKVFISLNLILCIIISVVSILPKIQEAQPHSGLLQASLISLYTMYVTWSAMTNNPNRKCNPSLLSLVSNVTTTEPSADGAPGQVQWWDAQGIVGLIIFLFCTLYASIRSSSNTQVNKLMQTEEGGGSGGEGVVGEGGIRRAVDNEEEKVSYSYSFFHFHLCLASLYIMMTLTNWYQPDTTTQAMQSSMPAVWVKMSSSWLGLGLYLWTLIAPLIFPDRDFN; this comes from the exons ATGGGGGCTTGTCTGGCATTGTGCTCTTTAGCCAGCTGT GCCTCCTGTCTGTGTGGCTCAGCACCATGCCTTCTGTGTGGCTGCTGTCCCTCCTCCAATAACTCCACCATCACACGGCTGGTTTTCTCCTTCTTTTTGCTGCTAGGGACATTGGTGTCGGTCATCATGATCCTTCCTGGGATGGAGACACACCTCCGTAAA ATCCCCGGATTTTGCCAAGGAGGAAGTGCTATACCTGGTTATGAAAACCAGGTTAATTGTGATGTCATTGTGGGCTACAAGTCTGTGTATCGCATGTGCTTCGCCATGACTTGCTTCTTCTTTCTGTTCTTCGCCATCATGATTCATGTCCGTAGCAGCAAAGACCCACGTGCAGCTATTCAAAATGG GTTCTGGTtctttaaatttctgatcctgaTTGGGATAACAGTGGGTGCTTTCTTCATCCCTGATGGAACCTTTCATACTG TGTGGTTTTATTTCGGAGTAGTGGGATCCTTCATCTTCATCCTAATCCAACTTATTCTTCTCATCGACTTTGCCCATTCCTGGAACAAGGTGTGGGTAGAAAATGCTGAAAATGGTGACAACAAATGCTGGTTTGCAG GCCTGCTGTCTTTCACCGTCCTCCACTACGCTCTGGCTATCACCGCTGTGGTGCTTTTCTACGTTTACTACACACAGCCTGACGACTGCACAGAGCACAAGGTCTTCATCAGCCTCAACCTTATCTTGTGCATCATCATCTCTGTTGTCTCGATCTTGCCCAAGATACAG GAAGCTCAGCCACACTCTGGTTTGCTCCAGGCTTCACTCATCTCCCTCTACACCATGTATGTCACTTGGTCTGCAATGACCAACAATCCAA ATCGCAAGTGTAACCCCAGCCTGTTGAGTCTAGTGTCAAACGTCACCACTACTGAACCATCTGCTGACGGTGCCCCAGGACAGGTGCAGTGGTGGGACGCTCAGGGCATTGTTGGTTTGATAATTTTCCTCTTCTGCACTCTCTATGCCAG TATCCGTTCGTCCAGTAACACCCAGGTAAACAAGCTGATGCAGACAGAGGAGGGCGGAGGTTCAGGTGGAGAGGGTGTGGTGGGAGAGGGCGGCATACGCAGAGCCGTGGACAATGAGGAGGAGAAAGTCTCTTACAGCTACTCCTTTTTCCACTTCCACCTCTGTCTGGCCTCTCTGTACATCATGATGACTCTCACCAACTGGTACCA GCCAGACACTACTACCCAGGCCATGCAGAGCAGTATGCCAGCTGTGTGGGTGAAGATGAGCTCCAGCTGGCTGGGCCTGGGGCTCTACCTCTGGACCCTCATCGCCCCTCTCATCTTCCCTGACAGGGATTTCAACTGA